One window from the genome of Pseudoalteromonas sp. '520P1 No. 423' encodes:
- a CDS encoding McrB family protein, whose protein sequence is MELVNLSEKFLAIKTAMAKAEFTDVSLPQNFKSEYEKYIANNKANGYSEVEWAEFSTKIITSTGKSIFLTNYWFYIALELAGYLEGLNKQKELFENIFKGEVLNEVATTLRKEISNDNETRIKRYLETNGFSHQDYDYFSSFISDYDSWGGGKTIDRGDFYVSPLLKAGNLLAETQGAVAELAKQFSEEVTLRNLFHPEFVTKKVKEADSHKTSHILEESSRSQFVFSLISFLIKEKKQTPLFECLIEKSSEHGNYNLEYEAHRLTTFFKISDKEIEIQGLTSGEKIRFFKEPFLVGSQYHYLSNQWTDGTSSRLDIQTLCSIFNSIYTEYQILSLDGLYVLTSAKKVAELGLSKPFLLLAGISGTGKTRFVKKQAECRGEVTYCLTSVRPDWHEPSDLLGYVSRLSGQAEYVVTDVLAFIVKAWLEIEKFGITLNGNLATGNQDQQQQVRTFWLCLDEMNLAPVEQYFADYLSVLETREWLWENNEFEYKCEPLLKPSLFDSIDQDKLKKTLGLADHDDLWQHFVTNGISIPFNLIVAGTVNMDETTHGFSRKVIDRALTFDFGEFFPNDLDEFFKPTKEPKVLSYPVWSDGRNTVELNDTFDSEGSLSIELLKSINAILINTPFKLAYRALNELLLSVMTNKPTTEIELQAVWDDFLMCKVLPRIEGDIDKLTKGGENTHIIEQLNVVLSKQLNNIWDGKIRPDLYRKYLDKEEAIDIECRSKAKLKWMSGQLDNGFTSFWP, encoded by the coding sequence GGTTAACTTATCAGAGAAGTTTTTGGCTATAAAAACTGCTATGGCTAAGGCTGAATTCACTGATGTGAGTTTGCCTCAAAACTTCAAATCAGAATATGAAAAGTACATTGCTAATAATAAAGCTAATGGTTATTCAGAGGTCGAATGGGCGGAATTTTCTACAAAGATTATAACTTCTACGGGGAAATCCATATTTTTAACCAATTATTGGTTTTATATAGCACTTGAATTAGCTGGATATTTAGAAGGCTTAAATAAGCAAAAAGAACTGTTTGAAAATATATTTAAAGGTGAAGTTCTGAATGAGGTAGCGACTACACTAAGAAAAGAAATTAGCAATGATAACGAGACTCGTATCAAGAGGTACCTTGAAACTAACGGGTTTTCACACCAAGACTACGACTATTTTTCTTCCTTTATTTCTGATTATGATAGCTGGGGAGGTGGTAAAACGATTGACCGTGGCGATTTTTATGTCTCTCCTCTTCTGAAAGCAGGTAACCTTTTAGCTGAAACTCAAGGAGCTGTAGCTGAACTAGCTAAGCAATTTTCAGAAGAGGTAACCTTAAGGAATCTATTTCATCCTGAATTTGTTACAAAAAAGGTTAAAGAAGCAGACAGTCATAAAACTAGCCACATTTTGGAAGAGTCTTCACGATCTCAGTTTGTTTTTAGCTTAATCTCATTTTTAATTAAAGAAAAAAAGCAAACGCCCTTGTTTGAATGCTTGATTGAAAAAAGTAGTGAACATGGTAATTATAACCTTGAGTATGAAGCTCATCGTTTAACTACTTTTTTCAAAATATCTGATAAAGAGATTGAAATTCAAGGCTTAACAAGTGGTGAAAAAATTAGATTTTTTAAAGAGCCATTTCTCGTTGGATCTCAATACCACTATCTATCGAATCAATGGACTGATGGCACCTCATCAAGATTAGATATTCAAACGTTATGCTCAATTTTTAATAGTATATATACAGAATATCAGATTCTTTCGTTAGATGGATTATATGTGCTAACGTCTGCAAAAAAAGTGGCAGAATTAGGGCTATCTAAACCATTTTTATTATTAGCCGGTATCTCTGGTACAGGTAAAACTCGCTTTGTTAAAAAGCAAGCTGAATGTCGTGGTGAGGTAACCTATTGTTTAACTTCTGTTCGCCCTGATTGGCATGAGCCTTCTGATTTGTTGGGTTATGTATCACGCTTAAGTGGACAAGCTGAATATGTAGTTACTGATGTACTTGCCTTTATTGTTAAAGCTTGGCTTGAAATAGAAAAGTTTGGTATTACCCTCAATGGTAATTTAGCGACAGGTAATCAAGATCAACAACAGCAAGTTAGAACTTTTTGGCTTTGTTTAGATGAGATGAATTTAGCACCTGTTGAGCAGTATTTTGCTGATTATCTTTCAGTGCTAGAAACACGTGAGTGGCTTTGGGAAAATAACGAATTTGAATACAAGTGTGAACCTCTCTTAAAGCCATCACTTTTTGATAGTATTGACCAAGATAAGCTCAAAAAAACGCTAGGATTAGCGGATCATGATGATCTGTGGCAGCACTTTGTTACAAATGGCATAAGCATTCCGTTCAACTTGATTGTAGCCGGCACTGTAAATATGGATGAAACCACACATGGCTTTTCTCGTAAGGTAATTGACCGCGCATTAACTTTCGATTTTGGTGAGTTTTTTCCTAATGACTTAGACGAGTTTTTCAAACCGACTAAAGAGCCTAAAGTACTTAGTTACCCGGTATGGTCTGATGGACGTAATACCGTCGAATTAAATGATACTTTCGATTCAGAGGGCTCTTTATCCATTGAATTATTAAAAAGTATTAATGCTATTTTAATTAACACCCCATTTAAATTAGCCTACCGTGCCCTGAATGAATTGTTGCTAAGTGTGATGACCAATAAGCCAACGACTGAAATTGAGTTACAAGCTGTATGGGATGACTTTTTAATGTGTAAGGTGTTGCCACGTATTGAAGGCGACATTGATAAGCTGACCAAAGGTGGTGAAAATACGCATATTATTGAACAGCTCAATGTAGTGTTAAGTAAACAACTGAACAATATTTGGGATGGTAAAATTCGCCCAGATCTTTATCGAAAATATCTTGATAAAGAGGAGGCTATTGACATTGAATGTCGCAGCAAAGCTAAACTTAAGTGGATGAGTGGACAGTTAGATAATGGATTCACCAGTTTCTGGCCCTAA
- a CDS encoding restriction endonuclease-like protein: MQELICIETSDWELTISCQNLDIRQKTYFEMLKRRGDKHIPNALYFKPEINLQSVRPNSIFIQESENIATPLVEELSLPRPIFFENTQYQFEWVFFNDNVDQASIAHPLKTIANSFRFAAKRKHSAASLIGTINTGNDIGKLSLPLTYQVESETKSAHLILEVLPTKMQLHSDLPAMYRCIDKSFPLWRFSLAEKTEQDAAKSQHRGNFPLLWLAQFKVLREQLESALKVISNSPHSRLKRQESHIKADRLKGKLGNKLAERVREDIKNKQYDKRYQQDKKYLSVDTPENRFIKMVVIKCKQQLEQLTQKLEKKNNESRDTSQRLSVHFITELRDWQKPLARVQKQSFLKEVGEYVGLHRESLVLQQKTGYSAVYKTWQELKYYLDIFSRHSTISMKSVAETYEVWCFLTVRQMLITNLGFEEVQSEKSKLKLNDYFELQLEDGLSGAGAFTFKRTDGLKARLAHEPIFRKNGKNIRSFGVTQKPDILLEITFPDGKKCIWLFDAKYRIKTINNRYDDDDIERKDFVPDDAINQMHRYRDALIHINLADEKTTKSRPVFGAFALYPGFYDQKVEINPYDETIKEVGIGAFALLPSDNGDNNNWLESFLIEQLGSLTTTFPVSSISDSLYVNEASRIPYYGMKQVLHSDLVLTAKLGENRTHEYIEGFKSGHAKWYHMPMPVFDVQFGHHIAAEICYIAISYEDSGVLKTDKAYRVRSVKLKSRSEISGIQAGVMETQVGDDEYWLFELGEVLTLPHKLINPNTGGFRQSLKLTTLPMLKCTSDFNALERVYLNCVV; the protein is encoded by the coding sequence ATGCAAGAGCTTATCTGTATAGAGACTTCCGATTGGGAGTTGACTATAAGTTGTCAAAATTTAGACATACGACAGAAAACTTATTTCGAAATGTTAAAGCGCAGAGGGGATAAACATATCCCTAATGCTCTGTACTTCAAGCCTGAAATAAATTTACAAAGTGTAAGACCTAATAGTATTTTTATTCAAGAAAGTGAAAATATTGCCACCCCTCTAGTTGAAGAGCTGTCGTTACCTCGACCAATATTTTTTGAAAATACGCAATATCAATTTGAGTGGGTATTTTTCAATGATAACGTTGACCAAGCCTCTATTGCACATCCGTTAAAAACCATAGCAAACTCTTTTCGCTTTGCGGCAAAGCGAAAACACAGTGCAGCCAGTTTAATAGGTACCATTAATACCGGTAACGATATAGGCAAGTTAAGTTTGCCATTAACCTACCAAGTTGAAAGCGAAACAAAATCAGCGCACCTTATATTAGAAGTGCTACCGACTAAAATGCAATTACATAGCGATTTACCCGCAATGTATCGGTGTATAGATAAGTCTTTTCCATTGTGGCGCTTTAGCTTAGCTGAAAAAACAGAACAAGATGCAGCCAAAAGCCAGCATAGAGGTAATTTTCCATTGTTGTGGTTGGCGCAATTTAAAGTGCTACGCGAGCAACTAGAATCTGCTTTAAAGGTAATTTCAAATTCACCCCATAGCCGCTTAAAGCGTCAAGAAAGCCATATAAAAGCCGACAGATTAAAAGGGAAGTTAGGTAATAAATTAGCTGAGCGAGTAAGGGAAGACATTAAGAATAAGCAATATGATAAACGTTATCAGCAAGATAAAAAATATTTAAGCGTAGATACCCCTGAAAACCGTTTTATTAAAATGGTGGTGATAAAATGCAAGCAGCAATTAGAGCAATTAACACAGAAGTTAGAGAAAAAAAATAATGAAAGCAGAGACACTAGTCAACGCCTATCCGTGCACTTTATAACCGAACTTAGAGATTGGCAAAAGCCTCTTGCAAGAGTACAAAAGCAAAGTTTTCTAAAAGAAGTTGGTGAGTACGTTGGCTTACATCGCGAGTCCTTGGTATTGCAACAAAAAACGGGATATAGCGCGGTCTATAAAACGTGGCAAGAGCTTAAATATTATTTAGATATTTTTTCTCGGCATTCAACTATATCAATGAAGTCTGTTGCTGAAACTTACGAAGTTTGGTGTTTTTTAACCGTGAGGCAGATGTTAATTACGAACCTTGGTTTTGAAGAGGTCCAAAGTGAAAAATCAAAACTGAAATTGAATGATTATTTTGAGTTGCAGCTTGAAGATGGCTTAAGTGGAGCTGGGGCTTTTACCTTTAAACGTACTGACGGCTTAAAAGCTCGTTTAGCTCACGAGCCTATTTTTCGGAAAAATGGTAAAAATATCCGTTCATTTGGGGTGACTCAAAAACCTGATATATTACTTGAAATAACCTTTCCTGATGGTAAAAAGTGTATTTGGTTGTTTGATGCCAAGTATCGTATTAAGACCATAAATAACCGTTATGATGATGATGATATTGAACGTAAGGATTTTGTTCCTGATGACGCCATTAATCAGATGCATCGCTACCGTGATGCGTTAATCCATATTAATTTGGCAGATGAAAAAACAACTAAGAGTCGACCTGTTTTTGGTGCTTTTGCATTGTATCCTGGCTTTTATGATCAAAAAGTAGAGATAAACCCTTACGATGAGACAATAAAAGAAGTTGGTATTGGTGCATTTGCCTTATTACCTAGTGATAACGGCGATAATAATAATTGGCTTGAAAGTTTTCTTATTGAGCAACTAGGCTCACTAACAACCACTTTCCCAGTATCAAGTATTAGTGACTCTTTATATGTTAATGAAGCTTCACGCATCCCTTATTATGGTATGAAACAAGTTCTACACAGTGATTTAGTGTTAACAGCTAAGCTAGGCGAAAATAGAACTCATGAATATATTGAGGGTTTTAAAAGTGGCCATGCAAAATGGTATCACATGCCAATGCCTGTTTTTGATGTTCAATTCGGTCATCATATAGCTGCTGAAATTTGTTATATCGCAATAAGCTATGAAGACTCAGGCGTATTGAAGACAGACAAAGCTTACAGAGTTAGAAGTGTAAAACTTAAATCCCGTAGTGAAATTAGTGGAATTCAAGCTGGTGTTATGGAAACGCAGGTTGGAGACGATGAATA